The genomic region CGGCCTTCTTTCATTACATCCACCACCGATTCAAAGCGGTGTCCAGATCGAATCTAGACTCCACTAATGGTATGGGCACGGAAGAACCGCGTGGAGTAGAGTCCCGTCAGAACTTTTCGAACAGGCATAAGGATTCAAAAATAACAACAACAAAAAAATAGAGGTGTTCTGTTCCGGAAACTATCGACCGATGGCTCACGCACTAGCAGCAGCAGCCCGGAACCGAAATCTAAATGAAGCACCAACGCTAGCAGCGCGCAGCAACTGTCTGTCTGTGTGTTTTTGAAACGTTGGCAAGGAAACGGCGAAATTTACGAGCAAGCACTAAGAAAGAAGAAGCGGCGGCCACACCTTGTTCCGCTGGTCCTGCTGCATCCCCGCTGGCCGGATCTCCCGCGCCCACCGCCGGTTCCAAACGCAGCCCCGCACCTCTAACCTTCCGCGGAGCTGAGCACCCGCCTCCGCTGCGGCGAGGGGGGGCGGTAGGGCTCCTCCGCCCGATCTCGCCGCGCCCCCAaggagaggagagaggaagaGAAGGGGGAGGAAAGGGAAAGGCGGAGCGGGGGAGGAAAGGGAACGGGAGGGAGATTTCTTTCGTGTCGCTCGTGGCTTGTTGGCCGTTATATGATGGGGGCCCGGGCCTGGTGCGGGGTGGGGTGGTGTGGTGCTGGGCGCTTGCCCACCGTCCGATCTGCATCTCCTGTGTGGTCCACATCCAACACTACTAGTGGCTTTTGAAAACACGGCGCCCAAGTCAATCTTTTCTTTTGGTGGATTTACAGAAAAGGATATTCATGTACAGTATGAAATAAAACCACTAGTGTAAGTAGCACCATGAAATGGTACGCGTCTTAGCATCCAATTATTTTGGTGTCACAGGCTCACAGCCTCACAGGTGTTGGGTGGTGTACGGCAGATAACTAGTCCCTGTTGCGTTTTAGTGTCGGCGCATGGCATTTGCGTTTTGCGTCCGCGATGGGTGGTGGGTGGGTGTAGTAGGTTTACCGGGAGCACCCTGCACCGCACCGCACCGCACCCGTGGCCCGTGTGATTAGTTTGGTGGCGGGTGCCTGTGGTGGAATTGAAACGCCAGCCGATGCCAAGCTTGCCTTCGAATCACATTTCAAGCGATCACCGACCACCAGAAAAAGAAACCCAACCGAACCACAGGCTCAGGCTCGAGCCAGGCGCGCGCGTGGCGGCGCCTGATTCACCCATGAGCATACAAGAGGAGGATCGCCATCAGCTAGCATCAGCTGATGATTGTGAGATAAACCTACTCATTGGCTCATTGCATACATCCCACAGCAGCAGTGCATTTCATATGTACATATACATCGTGGTGTCGTCCAGAACAGTTTACCTGCTTGTAGTTACAACAACAATAGAACCTCACAACCACTGCACACCATGCTACTAGTGCCCTCACTCACCCCCCAAAGAAATGGAGAACCTTACAGATGCATGCTCCACGAGGTTGGTGGGCACGCGGCAGTGTCGGTTACACTAAACAACACGCACTGCCATGCCACTGCCACATGGAAGCACAGCACCTTCCTCTACCGAACCCGCTGGAGATTGTAGTGCACCACCCGCTCGAGGGCGCTCCGGAACTCGCTCCTCGGGAGGCACTGCAGGCTGCGCAACGCCAGGCCGCCTTTCTCCTCCGCGAGCTCCCGCGCGCTCCGGATCCCGCCGCCCCTGTGCACGAGCTCCACCGCGGCCGCCAGGGACCCGGGCTCGCAGAACTCGGACTCGATGATGCCCCGCAGCCGGGGCTCCTCCCGCAGCGCCAGGATCACGGGCGCCGTCAGGTTGCCCTTGGCAAGGTCGCTCCCCGCCGCCGGCTTCCCGAGCTGCTCCGCCGACTGCGTCAGGTCCAGGATGTCGTCCACCACCTGGAACGCCAGACCCAGGTTCCGCCCGTACTCGTACATCTGCTCGCACACGCCGCTGCCCACGCCGCTGAAGATGGCCGCGGACCTCGTGCTCGCCGCGATCAGGGAGGCCGTCTTGTAGTAGCTCTTCAGCAGATAGTCGTCCAGGGTCACGTCGCAGTCGAAAAGCGTCGACGCTTGCTTTATCTCGCCGCTCGCGAAATCCTTAATTACCTGTTACTACAACACCaaattttaaaaaaaaaaatCCCTTTGAACCTCCCTCCCTCGAGGTAATTAAACAAAGCGCCAACGTAACAGTACCTGGCTGATGAGCTTGATGACTTCAATGTTTTCTAGGTTTGCTAGGAACCAAGAAGACTGCGCGAACATAAAATCGCCAGCGAGCACAGCCACCCGTGTGCCGTACAGCTGGTGGATTGTTTCTTTCCCTGCAGAAATAGATCATAAATCGGTCAACTTATTACACCACACCAAACCATTGCATTGAGTATGATGAATAGCATTGCGCGTAAAGGAAAACATACATGAAGCTTCCTGCatcacgtacgaatgcgacaagGTAACTAGCATTTAGCAAACAGAGGGAAAAACGAGACACGGATTCAGAAATGCCATGGACAGACGTGCCCAGAAAATACCAGACAAATGTTTCCAAGAGGTTTtaaataaaaatagaaatgaaCATGATGAAAAAAAAAACGTTCCTTTTTTAATTAACACTATACACGAAATCACTAGTAAGGTCAGCTACCCTTTTCCGATCCAATCTAACCGGTCAACTTAATGATACCCTCACGAAACCATTACAATATGATGAAGTGAATGCCACTGTGTGTAAAGGAACGTGCTCTAAAATGTAACAAGCACCAGCAAAGAGAGGTGTAAAAATTACATAACGAATTTGGAACTTCCAGTGTAATGCAATGTATGTCTCCAGAGTTCAAAAGCAAAAAAAAAAGGTACAACCATGCACAGACATGCCCGGAAAACATTAAACAAATGTTACTATGAGATCTAAAATGAAAATGGGAAAGAGAGCATGATCAATCAATGGTTCTCTTTTGACAATACGGCTGACGTGTTCCTGAAAAAACAACATTTATACATACCTCTTCGCATCCCGCTATCGTCTATGACATCATCATGTATTAGACTTGCAGTATGAATCATCTCTATGATCTCAGCCAAGCGCCGATGTTCTGTAGTTAGCTCCCTGGATTGCAAAACCAAAATATCTGTGTGATTAATACTAAAAATCATGATACGAAGTGGTAACTCTATAGCACAGAAAGGAACTTACGGCAAAGCAGCTAATTCAGCAGTTGCTCTCGATACCAGAAAAACTAATGCTGGTCTTAACCTCTTTCCACCAGCACTGAAAATTTGTTCTGCTGCAGAAACTAAAACTGGATTTTCTGCACCAACAAGCTGTTGAAGTTATATCAGTGATCACTGTGGGAGATAATACTATCAGAGCTCATTAAGCACGAACTGATAAAATAACCTTCAACAGTCATGTGTACCTGTTGCAGATTGCAAATTAGAGCAGGCGTAATATTTGATTTAAATGTTCTGAAATTTTAGGCCTTATTTATATGAATAACAAAGATCTATAGACGACTGTAAAGCTGTGATGTATCATCATATAGTTCTTAAGGGAAATGTTTTTTTTTACATTCAGGGCCAAAAATGTGTAGTATGAGCATATCGACCACCTTTCCCATAACCTGAAGCATTTAGGAGAGTTGTTGTGTGCATGAAACTTATTATGTTGTCCAAGCTCAAGGCCTTAGTCTAAGAAGTTCGTAAGGAAAATAGATTTTGCATTCAATAAAAAATGTGTAGTATGAGTATATCGTCTGCAATGTGTATGAAACTTATTATTTGTCAAAGCTCAagtccttactctaagttcttaaGGAAAATATTTTTTTGCATTCAACCAAAAATGTGTAGTATGAATATATTGTCCACCTTTGTCAAAACTTTAAGCGTTTAGGAGAGTTGTTGTGTGCATGAAACTTATTATTTGTCAAAGATCAAGGTCTTAGTCGAAGACATGGACATCACCAATGGTGGAGCTTGGACAGGAAAAAAAGTGGGGGAATGTAACATGAGATGAAAGTAGAGGGGGACAAATTAGTTTCTTGtcagcgaaagggcctctagctgagttggttagatggtctgagtagcactcctcaggtcttGAGTTTGACTCCGTGTGAAAGCGAATTTCAGGCTAGGGTTAAAAAGATCCCCTCATCTACCTCACGCCAAATCACACGTCTAAGGCTGAGGTTCAGGCCTCATGGGTTTTCTCAACCTGTGTCAGAAGGTACCAGAGGTTGTCTAATACCCTACAAGTCAAGTTTTTTTTGTCAACACTTAAATGAATAAAAATAGATGCTCCATTAAGAATTTGTCTAGCTTAGGGGTGGCAATGGCCTTCTTTGGTCCTAACTAAGCTCCACTGGATATCACACCTTTAGAAAATAATAATCGTGACTCACTTTGAGTCAATGTCATAGGCCTGGTGGATCCTAGATATGAGGAGTGGGGAAGCGCTGAAGTATGAGTGTGTGACTGTGTGTACTTCTTACTTTCAGTCCTACTTGAGATCTCGAAGCATGTTAACATTGAAGAAACGAAAAACTTGCAGAAAAGAACAAAAAGGGCAGCCAAAGATGCTGTGGAGGCCACAAAAAAATGACAAGTTATAGTAAGCATAATTGCAAATTCCACCGGACACTTATGGTGTTCTGAGCTCCAACTTGTCAAAAATGAGACCACTACATGAAGAAAATACATGCTCCCTTGAAAAGGATGGAAGCAACTATTAATGCCTAATAATATATGTATTCCTGTCATTTTCATACCACTTTCGAagagccggcgcaaccatggaaCTAGACAGTTGCTGATAGCATATGATTGTTACTTATTTTACTTTGGCATTTCATGAGaatattttgtcttcaagaaattCCGTGAACTACGAGCACTTGAGGAATGTGCCAGAGACAAAATTTCGGAGGCCTGGTGGAGCCTAGGGATCATGAGGACTGGGAAAGTGCTCAAGTATTGACTGTACTTATTTTCAGTTCTATACGTGTTCAAGAAAAAATAACCTATTTGATATTTTAGTCGGATTGATGGATCTATGAAACTAAAAATACATAAGTTCTCAAAGCATGTCAAATTGAAAAAATAAAGTGAAGTTTGCAGAAAAAGGACAAAAAACAGTGGTAGAAGTTACGGAGACCACAGAAAAATGACAAGTTAGAGCGAACGGAACTGCAAAATCCATCAGCCCACTCTTGGTGATCTAAGCTCCAAGTCATCAAATATGAGACCAATACAGGAAGAAACgcatatgcttttaatgtctttagTTGTCTCTATATTCCTATCATTTTACAGGGCACTTCAAAGATCAGGTGCTGCCATGCACTGTTAAGGATAGCATATGATGGTTACCAATTTTATTTGGAGTTTCATTGAATATTTTACCTTGAGGAAATTCCATGAACTAGGAACGCTCGAGGAACATGTCTAAGCCGAAGGCAAACGGATGATGTAGCCCGTTAACATGCTGGTTATATAGATTTGAATGCATTTTCTAAAGAAACAGCAAAGGAAATGCGTAACCTTTGGCTGCAAACATGTCGGATATGAGTAATGCATTAATGGCCTTTCCCACAAGTCAAATCACAACTATATATATGCTATCAATTGCAATCACGAAAAAGGAGAAATTTGACGGTCACGTGCGCATAGCTTAAACATGTGCTCTCTGAAGTCTGAAAAGAAGGGAAAGGAAAAGGGCCCCAAAGTCCTAAACTGTATCGCTTATAGAATTCGAGAATAAGCTCACCGATTTGAGATTGTTGTTGAGGTTGAGCAAGTCGTCTGAGACAACCTCGAGCAGCGCAGAAACAGAAATGCGTTCAGGGGCGCTTGATGTTGTGACAGCAGGAACCGTCCGTGAGGGCACATCAACAGCAGCAGGGCCTGCACACACACACACGGGTAAGCATATCACTCCAGCACTGCCACTGAAACCAAGCTAAAACACTGTTTTCTTTATAGATTTTCAGTTTTTTTAGATAAAGAATCAATCGGATTTTACATGGCAAGGCAATTAAGTCCTTAAGTTTAAGCGGCagaaacgagagagagagagagagagagagagagagagagagagagagagagagagaga from Zea mays cultivar B73 chromosome 6, Zm-B73-REFERENCE-NAM-5.0, whole genome shotgun sequence harbors:
- the LOC100282721 gene encoding prenyl transferase encodes the protein MLSLSCSCPGVSSMSKTALDWGHLVASCRSRWHGARAPPRRRRTPCVCLVALPTTTQPGPAAVDVPSRTVPAVTTSSAPERISVSALLEVVSDDLLNLNNNLKSLVGAENPVLVSAAEQIFSAGGKRLRPALVFLVSRATAELAALPELTTEHRRLAEIIEMIHTASLIHDDVIDDSGMRRGKETIHQLYGTRVAVLAGDFMFAQSSWFLANLENIEVIKLISQVIKDFASGEIKQASTLFDCDVTLDDYLLKSYYKTASLIAASTRSAAIFSGVGSGVCEQMYEYGRNLGLAFQVVDDILDLTQSAEQLGKPAAGSDLAKGNLTAPVILALREEPRLRGIIESEFCEPGSLAAAVELVHRGGGIRSARELAEEKGGLALRSLQCLPRSEFRSALERVVHYNLQRVR